From Nicotiana tabacum cultivar K326 chromosome 20, ASM71507v2, whole genome shotgun sequence, one genomic window encodes:
- the LOC142174278 gene encoding uncharacterized protein LOC142174278 — protein sequence MGRVFEQLECTNAAKFKYVISLLQKDAYDWWVSVPNAKAKPPVLTWDDFVKSFCAKYVPPIYCDAKKKEFLNLRQGSMSIAEYQQNFLRLSRYAKGIIDGERDKCRRFEEGLNGYIRKSVAILQLDDFSKLISAALTWERIDKEEASKRENKFRKVLHVMANFGKTHTPTCVQCGKNHYCACRRASGACFNCGSMDHKVKDCPNPNPLSYTHTEGSVQKPVTTHSQANSSARPRNMQAAGSSGANQVGGSRATTRVYVMRQKNDQDSPDVVAGKFHLFGIFVVTLFDPGSSHSYVCSSLAFPDTVKSGRLDFNVLVTSPLGHQAIINGIYRDCPFMIQNLVFPADLLEMPFQDYDVIVGIDWLHRHHAVVDCRLKQVTFRTPAHSHIVVQGERSLTSNIISAVLARKMICQGCDAYLAHIVDTRLGSPSLKDIPTVCDFPDVFPDDLPRLPPERNIEFHIDLVPGTTPIYLRVREQDVPKTAFRIRYGHYEFLVMPFGLTNVPAAFMDLMNHVFKPYLDQFLVVFIDDILVYSKNREDHDKHIRRHIISSEGVKVDPSKIQAIVDWKLPKTPTEIRSFLGLAGYYRRFVKGFSIIASPLTKLLGKDAKFVWDDKCQESFEKLKSLLTRALILSLPAEGKDYVVYSDASHRGLGCVLMQEGKVIAYSSRNLKSYELNYPTHDLELAAIVFALKIWRHYLYGEKCHIFTDHKSLKYLGTQKELNLQQRRWLELIKDYDCTIDYHPGKANVVADALSRNSLASLTLSTLPLLLELRAMNVCISFNSNGSIIANLQVKPVLLEQVQEAQKLDEKLVKRVEEVQNGRESNFSLRKDGTLFIKIGCVFLMMMN from the exons ATGGGGAGGGTCTTTGAACAACTGGAGTGTACTAATGCTGCCAAATTTAAGTATGTTATCTCTCTTTTACAAAAAGATGCCTATGATTGGTGGGTAAGTGTGCCAAATGCAAAAGCGAAACCTCCGGTGCTGACTTGGGATGACTTTGTGAAATCATTTTGTGCAAAATATGTTCCccctatctattgtgatgctaaaAAGAAAGAGTTTCTGAATTTAAGACAAGGGAGTATGTCTATTGCAGAGTATCAACAAAACTTTCTCAGGCTTTCTCGCTATGCTAAAGGTATTATTGATGGTGAAAGAGACAAGtgcagaagatttgaagaagGTTTGAATGGTTACATTCGAAAATCAGTGGCAATCTTACAACTTGATGATTTTTCCAAGCTGATTTCAGCTGCACTTACTTGGGAAAGAATTGACAAGGAAGAAGCTAGTAAGAGAGAAAACAAGTTTAGGAAGG TACTCCACGTTATGGCAAACTTTGGCAAAACTCATACACCTACTTGTGTACAGTGCGGGAAGAATCATTATTGTGCATGTAGACGAGCTTCTGGTGCTTGTTTTAATTGTGGAAGTATGGATCATAAAGTGAAGGATTGTCCTAATCCTAATCCTCTTTCTTATACCCATACAGAGGGATCAGTTCAAAAGCCTGTCACTACTCATTCTCAAGCTAATAGCAGTGCTAGACCTCGAAATATGCAAGCAGCGGGTTCAAGTGGAGCTAATCAAGTTGGTGGGTCAAGAGCTACTACACGAGTTTATGTTATGAGACAAAAGAATGACCAGGATAGCCCAGACGTGGTTGCTGGTAAATTTCACTTATTTGGCATATTTGTTGTTACACTATTTGATCCTGGATCTTCGCACTCTTATGTTTGCTCATCACTTGCATTTCCTGATACTGTTAAATCTGGGAGACTTGACTTTAATGTGCTGGTCACGAGTCCATTAGGTCATCAGGCTATTATTAACGGGATTTACCGAGATTGTCCATTCATGATTCAAAATCTGGTCTTCCCTGCTGACTTGCTTGAAATGCCCTTCCAAGACTATGATGTTATTGTTGGCATAGATTGGCTCCATAGGCACCATGCAGTGGTTGATTGTAGGTTGAAGCAAGTGACATTTAGAACTCCTGCACATTCACACATAGTAGTTCAAGGAGAAAGATCATTGACATCTAATATTATTTCAGCGGTCTTGGCAAGGAAGATGATTTGTCAAGGTTGTGATGCCTATCTTGCTCATATAGTCGATACACGATTGGGGAGTCCAAGTCTTAAGGACATACCAACTGTGTgcgactttcctgatgtatttcctgatgaTCTTCCTAGGTTGCCTCCAGAAAGGAATATTGAATTTCATATAGATCTTGTCCCTGGAACTACTCCTATTTAT TTGCGTGTGAGGGAGCAAGATGTTCCTAAAACTGCTTTTAGGATCaggtatggccattatgaatttttggtaatgccatttggtttgacaaaTGTTCCTGCTGCATTTATGGATCTAATGAACCATGTATTCAAGCCTTATCTCGATCAATTTTTGgtggtgtttattgatgacattttagtCTATTCCAAGAATAGAGAAGATCATGATAAGCATATCCGAA GGCACATTATATCATCTGAAGGTGTGAAGGTTGATCCTAGTAAGATTCAAGCTATTGTTGATTGGAAGCTCCCTAAAACTCCAACTGAGATAAGAAGTTTCTTGGGATTAGCAGGATACTACAGAAGGTTTGTGAAGGGCTTCTCTATTATAGCTTCTCCCTTGACCAAACTTTTGGGGAAAGACGCCAAATTTGTATGggatgacaagtgtcaagagaGCTTTGAAAAGCTCAAATCCTTATTGACACGAGCTCTAATACTTTCTTTGCCAGCTGAAGGAAAAGATTATGTGGTATACAGTGATGCATCTCATCGTGGCttgggttgtgttttgatgcaagaagGGAAAGTAATTGCTTATTCCTCTCGAAATTTGAAATCATATGAGTTGAATTATCCCACTCACGATCTTGAACTTGCTGCCAttgtttttgccttaaaaatttggaggcattacttatacggAGAGAAGTGTCACATATTtactgatcacaagagtttgaAGTACTTGGGTACACAAAAAGAGTTAAACTTGCAACAACGTAGATGGCTTGAACTCATCAAAGATTATGATTGCACGATTGATTatcatcctggtaaagccaatgtggttgcagatgcgttGAGTCGTAATTCCCTTGCAAGTTTAACTCTAAGTACATTGCCTTTGCTTCTTGAATTAAGAGCCATGAATGTTTGTATTTCATTTAATTCTAATGGTTCTATCATTGCTAATTTGCAAGTCAAGCCAGTCTTACTTGAGCAAGTCCAAGAAGCGCAGAAGTTAGATGAGAAGCTTGT